TAAACGATTTTCTTGATCTTTCATCGCAGCTAACAATTTTTTGCGGTTATCTGCATCTGTTGCTTGCTCGCCGGCATAACGAGAAGAATATAAACCCGGCTCACCACCCAATGCTTCAACGGCTAAGCCTGAATCATCTGCAATAGCCGGAAGCCCTGTTATTTTAGACGCAAATCGAGCTTTAATTAACGCATTTTCAACAAAGGTTAAGCCTGTTTCTTCCGGAGATTCAATACCAAATTCACTTTGGGCGATAACCTCAAACCCAAATTCAGCTAAGACATCCGCCATTTCTTTCACTTTACCTGCATTGCTCGTTGCAAGTACGATTTTTGTTTTTTCCATATTTTCCTTTTGTAAAAAATCACTCAAAAATTATTCACAATCCCTTGAAGGATTGTTCACAGCTTTGCTGCCGTTGGCAAAGCCAACGTTCAAAAAGCAATGCTTTTTGTAACCGCTTGTTACTCAATGCCTTTTTGGTAAGACATCATCAGTAACGTTCGCCATTTATCATTTCCCTTCTCATCTTTTCCCATATTTGCAATATACGGAAAACGCCCCCATTGTTCGAAGCCGTGTTTTTTCATTAGATTTTGACTAACGGTATTAAGTTCAAAGACATACGCCATTAAAGTGTGAATATTATGATGTAACATTTCCGCTTGCATAAACTCAATAATTTTCGAGCCGTAACCTTTTCCTTTGGCATTACCATCTAAATAGATACTAATCTCAGAAGTATGCACAAAAGCTGGTCTTTCATAAAATGGCGAGAAACTAAACCAACCGACAATGCCCGTTTCGTCTTCTACCACCCAGATCGGATACTGGATGCTTTGAAGATGAAAATCAAACCACTTTCGGCGGTTTTCTGTGGTTGCTAATTCCAAATCAGCCGTAATTTGATGAGTTGGAATAGCTTGATTGTATATCGCTAGTATGGTTTCAAAATCCGCTTCGACTGCTTTTCGGATCTGCATTTTTATCCCTTATAAATCATTTGCAAATAATTAACAAAAAACTACCGCTTGCTGAGCATACTCGGTAAAACAACTTTAACCCTTACACCACCGCTTTCCACATTCTCAATGGAGAAATCAGCTTTTAGTTCTGCTGCTCGCTCTTGCATAATGGTTAAGCCATAATGCCCTTCCGGTTCGGTATGGCTGGCTAAGCCAATGCCGTTATCTTGAACGATTAAGCAATGCTCGCCATCATCATTCGTTTCAGCAATAACCTTAATTTCAGTTGCTTGCGAATGTTTGATGGCATTAATTACTGCTTCCCGTACAATTTGCAACATATGTACCTGCTGCTGTGCATTGAACATATGTGAAGGCAATTTACAACTTAAGCAAAGCTGTGCAGACGTTTTCGGACGTAAACTTTCTAAAATTTTCTCTAATGCCTGTTGTAGATTTGCCTCTTGAATGGTTAATCTAAACGTTGTTAGTAGCTCTCTTAATTGGCTATAGGCATCATTTAATGCTTTTTCAAATACCGATAAAATTTCGTTGCGTTTCTCATCACTTTTTGCCAGTTTGAGCAGACTTACTTGAATTTTGAAAAAGGTTAGCGATTGAGCTAAAGAATCGTGCAACTCACGAGCAATAATCGCCCTCTCTTCCATTAACACTAATTGCTGTTGCTGCTTTTGCACTTGAACGACATAAATGCTTCGTCCAATCATTTCTGATACATTTTGCAACAACCTTTCATCCGGGCAAAGTAAAGAGGGCTTCCAGCTTAATATTCCCAATTTTTCATTTTCTATCGCAATTTCAGTCGAAATCCACTCTGCTTGCAAGGCATTATCTATAGAGACATTCCAATGTTCTGCACCATAGACTTGTAACTTAATACCAAGCAAATGTTCATTATCAAATACGGTCTTCAGCACTTGGTTTAGCACATCTTTATTAATCGGTTTAGCGGTTAATAATTGAGAGCATTGATACAATACAAGCAAAGAGCGATTAACCGCTAATAAGCGGCGGGTTTTATCCTGTACTTTATCTTCCAATGATGTATAAAGTTTTAATAATTCGTTCGACATTTCAGTAAAAGTAGAGGAAAGCAAACCTAATTCATTCGGTTCATCAACCGCTAATTTTATGTGATCGAAATCTTTATTCTGAATTTGCCAACTGGCTTTAACTAATTGCTTTAATGGGCTGATAATTTTTTTCCGTGTATACCACACACCAATGTACGCAAGTAGAATAATCAATAACATTGAAACAGCAATTACACCTGTGGCAATTTTTAGTTTTAACTCCGCAAACTCTTGTAAACGAAAGACAAAGTTATCCACTTTTTGCACATAATCTTCAATGTGTGTTGCATAGCTGGCTTTATCGCCTTGATTGACATAAGACTGCATCGCATACCAATCCTTCAGTAATTGTTGGTAGCTATGTATTACATTATCAGGTAGCAGCCAGCTTTGCTTAAGGGAGCTCAGCTCTGTTGAATGCAAAGTACGATGATATTCCAGCAAACGCTCGGCTAAAATTTCTTTCCTCGAATCCATTTCCGACAAAAGGCGATAGCTTTGCATACGCAACGAACCCGATACATTAATCAAACTGGCATCAGATTTATTGCTCCACATAATCCCAAGTGAAATGCCACTAATTATAGAGGCAAAAACGATCATAATTAAGAAATAAAGTCCGATACGCCTTGCGATGGAATATTTAGGTTTAATCATAGGTTAAAGATTAAATTGTGCTTTTAATTCATTGGCGATGCTGTCTTCGTTATTTGAACCGATTGTTTTCTTTGCTTTTTGCTGTACTTCTTCTTCCGAGCCCCCCATTGCAATACCAAGTCCAACTGCTTCTAACATAGAGATATCGTTAAAATTATCACCAAATGCGATAACTTGTTCTAATTCAATGCCTTCTGTTTTTAATAACTCCGCCAGCCTTGCTCCTTTACTATTGCCGACACTGGTAATATCAACACGATCGACCCAAGACCATTCAGGGCTTACTTGATCAAGCGGTAGTTTTTCCACAAAACTTTGCAATTTCACTAGATCTTGATCGCTGATCAGCACCTTCCAAATAGTCGTGCCTTTTTCAATTTCTTGTTGGAAACTTTCCACCTGATAAACATTTGGGCGAACCGCTTCAGGGCAAGATTGCACCCATTTTTGGAATTTCTCAAAATGGATATTAAGAGTTTCGTAAGTCATTGCATCTTCAAAATAAACAGCGGTGTGAATGCCTTGAGCTTGTGCTTCAGCAATTAAGTGAGACGCAACTTGAGACGATAGCGGATTGCCGACAAGGGCTTTTTCATTTTTAAAATCATATACATAAGTACCGTTACAGCACACAACAGGTGTATCTAAATCTAGCTCTTTATAATAAGGGCGAACCGCTGTATGGTGTCTGCCAGTAACAAAATAAACCTTTATCCCCTTTTCTCTTATCTTCTGAATTGCCTGTTTACTGGATTCTAAAATCGTAGCATTTGATGAAAGTAGTGTTCCATCTAAATCAAAAGCAACCGCTTGGTAAATCATAATATTCTCCTAAGAAATAAAAGATAAAAGAAAAGGCAATCTTATCAATAAGATTGCCTTGCTATTCTACTCTAAGTTAATTAAAACCAGAAATTATTTACCACTGTTGTATGCAGGAGTTTGGTAAAGTGGAGCCGGACCGTTAGGACCTGCTACATTACCGCCCTCTTGCTGTTTCATCACCCCACCGTTTGAAGAAATTTCTACACGACGGTTAGGACGTAAACAATCTTTCTCAGCTTGACTTGCGTGAGCATAACCTTCACAAGGTTTAACTTGGTTCGCTTTACCGTAACCAACTGCTTCAATTTGAGCATTCACACCTTGTTGGATTAAACGTGCTTTAACTGCGTTAGCACGGCGTTGTGATAAATCTAGGTTGTATTCAACAGAACCTAAACGGTCCGTGTAACCTGCTACTTTAACTTGCTGTGCTTTAGTTGATTTTAATTGCTCAGCTACGTTATTCACTACTTCTTTACCTTTGGTAGTTAATGTATCTTTATCGAAGTCGAATAAGAAATCTCCTGTTAAAGTAAATGATGAGTTGCCATTACAGCCATTTGGATACCAGAAGAAGCTTTGTGCATTCATATTTTTATCAAATAAGATTTTATATTGACAGATTTTGTGAACGCCGTTTTCACGGTAGTTGAACGCATAATCCCATTCACGAACACCATATAAACCTTCTTCAAAATGTGGACGACCAATTAGATTATATAATTGATCTTTGTTCATTCCTTTTTCAATTTGACGAACGTTTTCCCAGTTTGGCCAAGAACCAAATTGTGAACCATCGTGGTTGAATTCAGACTCTGAAATTTTTGGGAATACCGGATTTTCAGTTGTCCCCTCATCACTCACTTTACTTAAGTTACCGCACGCAACAACTGATAGTGCTACGCTAGAGAATAAAAATGTACGGAAAAGATCTCTTTTTTCCATTTTCATATTAAGTTCCTTATTGATTTGCTCTGTTTAAAAATTGTCTAATCGCCGATTAGAAGAAAATTCAGTATAATTCTACAATACAAAGATGATTAATTCATTAAATTTATGTAAAGTAATCTTAAAGATAATCCATATATTCGACTTTCAATTGTAAAGTTTTGTTATCTCTGAATTCATTGATATCTAATTTAT
The sequence above is a segment of the Mannheimia bovis genome. Coding sequences within it:
- a CDS encoding OmpA family protein — encoded protein: MKMEKRDLFRTFLFSSVALSVVACGNLSKVSDEGTTENPVFPKISESEFNHDGSQFGSWPNWENVRQIEKGMNKDQLYNLIGRPHFEEGLYGVREWDYAFNYRENGVHKICQYKILFDKNMNAQSFFWYPNGCNGNSSFTLTGDFLFDFDKDTLTTKGKEVVNNVAEQLKSTKAQQVKVAGYTDRLGSVEYNLDLSQRRANAVKARLIQQGVNAQIEAVGYGKANQVKPCEGYAHASQAEKDCLRPNRRVEISSNGGVMKQQEGGNVAGPNGPAPLYQTPAYNSGK
- the rdgB gene encoding RdgB/HAM1 family non-canonical purine NTP pyrophosphatase, with translation MEKTKIVLATSNAGKVKEMADVLAEFGFEVIAQSEFGIESPEETGLTFVENALIKARFASKITGLPAIADDSGLAVEALGGEPGLYSSRYAGEQATDADNRKKLLAAMKDQENRLAKFVSCIVLLKHETDPTPYIALGECFGEILTEERGENGFGYDSLFFYLPKNLSFAELETKEKKAISHRAIALAHLKEQLRGNKE
- a CDS encoding pyridoxal phosphatase, giving the protein MIYQAVAFDLDGTLLSSNATILESSKQAIQKIREKGIKVYFVTGRHHTAVRPYYKELDLDTPVVCCNGTYVYDFKNEKALVGNPLSSQVASHLIAEAQAQGIHTAVYFEDAMTYETLNIHFEKFQKWVQSCPEAVRPNVYQVESFQQEIEKGTTIWKVLISDQDLVKLQSFVEKLPLDQVSPEWSWVDRVDITSVGNSKGARLAELLKTEGIELEQVIAFGDNFNDISMLEAVGLGIAMGGSEEEVQQKAKKTIGSNNEDSIANELKAQFNL
- a CDS encoding GNAT family N-acetyltransferase; translated protein: MQIRKAVEADFETILAIYNQAIPTHQITADLELATTENRRKWFDFHLQSIQYPIWVVEDETGIVGWFSFSPFYERPAFVHTSEISIYLDGNAKGKGYGSKIIEFMQAEMLHHNIHTLMAYVFELNTVSQNLMKKHGFEQWGRFPYIANMGKDEKGNDKWRTLLMMSYQKGIE
- the narQ gene encoding nitrate/nitrite two-component system sensor histidine kinase NarQ, encoding MIKPKYSIARRIGLYFLIMIVFASIISGISLGIMWSNKSDASLINVSGSLRMQSYRLLSEMDSRKEILAERLLEYHRTLHSTELSSLKQSWLLPDNVIHSYQQLLKDWYAMQSYVNQGDKASYATHIEDYVQKVDNFVFRLQEFAELKLKIATGVIAVSMLLIILLAYIGVWYTRKKIISPLKQLVKASWQIQNKDFDHIKLAVDEPNELGLLSSTFTEMSNELLKLYTSLEDKVQDKTRRLLAVNRSLLVLYQCSQLLTAKPINKDVLNQVLKTVFDNEHLLGIKLQVYGAEHWNVSIDNALQAEWISTEIAIENEKLGILSWKPSLLCPDERLLQNVSEMIGRSIYVVQVQKQQQQLVLMEERAIIARELHDSLAQSLTFFKIQVSLLKLAKSDEKRNEILSVFEKALNDAYSQLRELLTTFRLTIQEANLQQALEKILESLRPKTSAQLCLSCKLPSHMFNAQQQVHMLQIVREAVINAIKHSQATEIKVIAETNDDGEHCLIVQDNGIGLASHTEPEGHYGLTIMQERAAELKADFSIENVESGGVRVKVVLPSMLSKR